A part of Nocardioides sp. WS12 genomic DNA contains:
- a CDS encoding DUF3556 domain-containing protein, with product MPLIRAVLPDIDPVVHAALPLRERIRIAATFWADNGFGTPRYVHMIYILKVTVWYALGGLLIISATSDLGGLGNLDQWWTEPVVYQKAIAWTLLMEVVGFGGAWGPLCGHFKPFTGGARYWLRPGTIRVAPWRWIPGTAGDSRTFVDITLYAALLVSLATAVVWQGDRVPAALAALAAVLLVVNGLRDSIVFLAARGEQYLPALVFTAMLDGADFIIAAKVLIVTVWIGAGFSKFGLHFANVIPPMVSNAPFVPGKLVRRLHYKNAPDDLRPSKLSWGLAHFGGTCVEMLTPLILLFSTNETVTLLAVGVMVSFHVFITMTFPLAVPLEWNVLFAFLAAFLFWGHHASDGYAVTDFSEPWLLVLIAACLLVSPVVGNLRPDKVSFLASLRQYAGNWASAVWAFSPGAEEKMLKLDLPAPPMTDQLMALLKYDRPTAEQCMSLIAGWRSLHSQGRGLFSVFLARYDDIDQRTVREGEFMSNWVRGWNFGDGHLHDDRMIAAIQARVGFEPGELIVVFVESQPVHKRVQEYRIIDAALGVIERGTWRVADAVAEQPWLPNGPIPLEVTWRAEAATGVTT from the coding sequence ATGCCCCTGATCAGAGCGGTCCTGCCCGACATCGACCCGGTCGTCCACGCGGCGTTGCCGTTGCGGGAACGGATCCGGATCGCGGCGACCTTCTGGGCCGACAACGGCTTCGGCACGCCCCGCTACGTCCACATGATCTACATCCTCAAGGTCACCGTCTGGTACGCCCTGGGCGGCCTGTTGATCATCTCCGCCACCAGCGACCTCGGCGGCCTGGGCAACCTCGACCAGTGGTGGACGGAGCCGGTCGTCTACCAGAAGGCGATCGCCTGGACGCTGCTGATGGAGGTCGTGGGCTTCGGCGGAGCGTGGGGTCCGCTGTGCGGCCACTTCAAGCCGTTCACCGGCGGTGCGCGCTACTGGCTGCGCCCCGGCACGATCCGGGTCGCCCCGTGGCGCTGGATCCCCGGCACCGCCGGCGACAGCCGCACCTTCGTCGACATCACCCTGTACGCCGCCCTGCTGGTCTCGCTCGCCACCGCTGTCGTGTGGCAGGGCGATCGGGTGCCGGCCGCGTTGGCAGCATTGGCCGCCGTACTCCTGGTGGTGAACGGGCTGCGCGACTCGATCGTGTTCCTGGCCGCGCGCGGCGAGCAGTACCTCCCGGCCCTGGTCTTCACCGCGATGCTCGACGGCGCCGACTTCATCATCGCCGCGAAGGTGCTCATCGTGACGGTGTGGATCGGCGCCGGCTTCTCGAAGTTCGGCCTGCACTTCGCCAACGTGATCCCGCCGATGGTGTCGAACGCCCCGTTCGTACCGGGCAAGCTCGTCCGGCGCCTGCACTACAAGAACGCCCCCGACGACCTTCGGCCCTCGAAGTTGTCATGGGGCCTGGCGCACTTCGGTGGCACCTGCGTGGAGATGCTGACACCGCTGATCCTGCTGTTCTCCACCAACGAGACGGTCACGCTGCTCGCGGTCGGCGTGATGGTGAGCTTCCACGTGTTCATCACGATGACGTTCCCGCTGGCCGTGCCACTGGAGTGGAACGTGCTCTTCGCCTTCCTGGCGGCCTTCCTGTTCTGGGGACACCACGCCAGCGACGGCTACGCGGTGACCGACTTCAGCGAACCGTGGCTGCTCGTGCTGATCGCCGCCTGCCTGCTGGTCTCCCCGGTCGTCGGCAACCTGCGCCCCGACAAGGTCTCGTTCCTTGCCTCGCTGCGGCAGTACGCCGGCAACTGGGCCTCGGCCGTCTGGGCCTTCTCCCCGGGCGCCGAGGAGAAGATGCTGAAGCTCGACCTGCCCGCGCCGCCGATGACCGACCAGTTGATGGCGCTGCTGAAGTACGACCGCCCCACGGCCGAGCAGTGCATGTCCCTCATCGCCGGCTGGCGTTCGCTGCACAGCCAGGGTCGCGGCCTGTTCAGCGTCTTCCTGGCGCGGTACGACGACATCGACCAGCGCACGGTGCGCGAAGGCGAGTTCATGTCCAACTGGGTCCGGGGCTGGAACTTCGGTGACGGGCACCTGCACGACGACCGGATGATCGCCGCCATCCAGGCCCGCGTCGGCTTCGAGCCCGGCGAGTTGATCGTGGTGTTCGTCGAGTCGCAGCCGGTCCACAAGCGGGTCCAGGAGTACCGGATCATCGACGCCGCCCTCGGTGTCATCGAGCGCGGCACGTGGCGCGTGGCTGACGCGGTCGCGGAGCAGCCGTGGCTGCCGAACGGCCCGATCCCGCTCGAGGTGACCTGGCGCGCAGAGGCCGCCACCGGGGTCACCACGTGA
- a CDS encoding NAD(P)/FAD-dependent oxidoreductase: MTTAVVVGSGPNGLAAALTLAAAGVQVRIIEAADVLGGGVRSAELTLPGLIHDECSAFHPFALGSSFGRDFDLAGAGLNWLWADAELAHPLSGATGAVLRRSVSETAAGLGADGARWQRTFGPLAERFGTISGEFLQPMLHVPKHPIHLARFGAFSAPPATLIGRRFREDPARALFGGVAAHAFTKLNLPLSSAIGVALATAAHAFGWPVAEGGSSSIRDAILRRCGEFDVTTETGRTITAIAEIADADLVLLDTTPGAALRILGDQVPGRVRRGFRRFRHGPGAFKVDFAIAEGVPWSYEPARSAGTVHLGGRFEETVAAERSVARGVLPERPFVLVGQQWLADPSRSVGDTHPLYSYAHVPAGYDGPDEVVTEAIIARIEEHAPGFRDRILATHVRSAAGMQQHNANYVGGDITTGANDARQLVFRPRAGLSPYSTGVEGVYLCSAATPPGAGAHGMCGHLAARKALADLAR, from the coding sequence GTGACCACAGCAGTCGTCGTCGGCAGCGGTCCGAACGGGCTGGCCGCCGCCCTGACCCTGGCCGCGGCCGGCGTACAGGTGCGGATCATCGAGGCTGCCGACGTGCTCGGTGGCGGGGTGCGATCGGCCGAGCTGACGCTGCCCGGCTTGATCCACGACGAGTGCTCGGCGTTCCACCCGTTCGCCCTGGGCTCCTCCTTCGGACGCGACTTCGACCTCGCAGGCGCCGGCCTGAACTGGCTCTGGGCCGACGCCGAGCTCGCGCACCCGCTGTCCGGGGCGACGGGCGCGGTCCTGCGCCGCTCCGTCTCGGAGACCGCAGCCGGACTGGGCGCTGACGGCGCCCGGTGGCAACGCACCTTCGGTCCGCTCGCCGAGCGGTTCGGCACGATCAGTGGCGAGTTCCTCCAGCCCATGCTGCACGTGCCGAAGCACCCGATCCACCTCGCCCGCTTCGGTGCCTTCTCCGCACCGCCGGCCACACTCATCGGCCGTCGCTTCCGGGAGGACCCGGCTCGCGCGCTGTTCGGGGGAGTCGCCGCGCACGCGTTCACGAAGCTGAACCTGCCGTTGTCGTCGGCCATCGGTGTCGCCCTGGCCACCGCCGCCCACGCCTTCGGCTGGCCCGTCGCAGAGGGCGGTTCGTCGTCGATCCGTGACGCAATCCTGCGCAGGTGCGGGGAATTCGACGTCACGACCGAGACGGGACGGACCATCACCGCGATCGCGGAGATCGCCGACGCGGACCTCGTCCTCCTCGACACGACCCCGGGCGCCGCGCTCCGGATCCTGGGCGACCAGGTGCCCGGCCGTGTGCGTCGTGGCTTCCGTCGGTTCCGCCACGGACCCGGTGCCTTCAAGGTCGACTTCGCCATCGCCGAGGGCGTGCCCTGGTCCTATGAGCCGGCCCGCAGCGCCGGCACCGTCCACCTCGGTGGTCGCTTCGAGGAGACCGTCGCGGCCGAGCGATCCGTCGCCCGGGGCGTGCTGCCCGAACGCCCCTTCGTCCTCGTCGGACAGCAGTGGCTGGCCGACCCGTCCCGTTCGGTCGGGGACACGCACCCGCTCTACTCCTACGCCCACGTCCCCGCCGGCTACGACGGGCCCGACGAGGTGGTCACCGAAGCGATCATCGCCCGCATCGAGGAGCACGCCCCCGGCTTCCGCGACCGGATCCTGGCCACGCACGTCCGGTCGGCAGCGGGCATGCAGCAGCACAACGCCAACTACGTCGGCGGCGACATCACCACCGGCGCCAACGACGCACGACAACTCGTCTTCCGCCCGCGGGCCGGCCTTTCGCCGTACTCCACCGGGGTGGAGGGGGTCTATCTCTGCTCCGCCGCAACCCCTCCTGGAGCAGGTGCGCACGGCATGTGCGGGCACCTCGCGGCGCGCAAGGCGCTGGCCGACCTGGCTCGCTGA
- a CDS encoding LPXTG cell wall anchor domain-containing protein, translating into MRRPILRGGRIALVLPTALLAITAMVSPSFADDVTPDDGGETPAVTETPVPSAEPDPAPVVDPAPAEVAEPKAPTASESKAAPTSGATSEKSAPTPGAAFTDGVRAKANVVTAAAQETCKANDGWIKLDGLSGLTLTITAPAGKVIVGVCAKSSTNVVTITLNPGQASYTIESGTGPWAGFVNGNGRAQELSHASYLLADEPEDIDEIPAPEIPVVDACGPDNAVYGAVPTGNYTIVRNLDGSITLKADAGYEFPGGADERVFPAPTDSNEPCDEPAEIDAPEVPVVDPCGTGNAVYGDVPAGDYEVDRNDDGSITLTAPAGSTFAGGAETYTYPVPVETNTEACEPTEIDVPEVPVDDLCDTGNASYGDVPLGEYVITPNEDGSITLEAHEGFIFPGDKTTHTFPVPVETNIEACPAEDPTRVVLCTYPADETAPIPTRTALGTIVIVALEDLVDLGFAGVFPYEFTDGGASSTAIRFADEGEVAEDIDAVVCGVEAEIEELPGDVDGEVDGEVGGLVEVLPNTGGPAGWLVPLGAGLVLAGAALVLARRRENV; encoded by the coding sequence TTGCGGCGCCCGATTCTGCGTGGAGGCCGGATCGCGCTGGTCCTGCCGACCGCGCTCCTCGCCATCACCGCGATGGTCTCGCCCAGCTTTGCTGACGACGTGACGCCCGATGACGGCGGCGAGACGCCGGCCGTCACCGAGACGCCCGTGCCGTCGGCCGAGCCCGACCCGGCACCCGTGGTCGACCCGGCACCGGCCGAGGTTGCCGAGCCGAAGGCCCCGACCGCGTCCGAGTCGAAGGCGGCGCCCACGTCCGGCGCCACGTCCGAGAAGTCGGCGCCGACGCCCGGTGCTGCCTTCACCGACGGCGTCCGGGCCAAGGCCAACGTCGTCACCGCCGCCGCGCAGGAGACCTGCAAGGCCAACGACGGCTGGATCAAGCTCGACGGTCTCTCCGGCCTCACCCTGACGATCACGGCTCCGGCCGGCAAGGTCATCGTCGGTGTCTGCGCGAAGTCCTCGACCAACGTCGTCACGATCACGCTCAACCCGGGCCAGGCGTCGTACACGATCGAGTCCGGCACGGGCCCGTGGGCCGGCTTCGTCAACGGCAACGGCCGGGCGCAGGAACTGAGCCACGCGTCGTACCTCCTGGCGGACGAGCCGGAGGACATCGACGAGATCCCCGCCCCCGAGATTCCGGTTGTCGACGCCTGCGGCCCCGACAACGCCGTCTACGGCGCGGTCCCCACGGGCAACTACACGATCGTGCGCAACCTGGACGGCTCGATCACGCTGAAGGCCGACGCCGGCTACGAGTTCCCGGGCGGCGCCGACGAGCGTGTCTTCCCGGCCCCGACCGACTCGAACGAGCCGTGCGACGAGCCGGCCGAGATCGACGCCCCCGAGGTGCCGGTCGTGGACCCGTGCGGCACCGGCAATGCGGTGTACGGCGACGTCCCCGCCGGTGACTACGAGGTGGACCGCAATGACGACGGCAGCATCACGCTGACGGCGCCCGCCGGTTCGACCTTCGCCGGTGGCGCGGAGACCTACACCTACCCGGTGCCGGTGGAGACCAACACCGAGGCGTGCGAGCCGACCGAGATCGACGTGCCCGAGGTGCCGGTCGATGACCTGTGCGACACCGGCAACGCCTCGTACGGCGACGTGCCGCTCGGCGAGTACGTCATCACCCCCAACGAGGACGGCAGCATCACGCTGGAGGCTCACGAGGGCTTCATCTTCCCGGGTGACAAGACGACGCACACCTTCCCGGTGCCGGTCGAGACCAACATCGAGGCCTGCCCGGCCGAGGACCCGACGCGCGTCGTGCTCTGCACCTACCCGGCCGACGAGACCGCCCCGATTCCCACGCGTACTGCTCTGGGCACGATCGTCATCGTCGCGCTGGAGGATCTCGTCGACCTGGGCTTCGCGGGTGTCTTCCCGTACGAGTTCACCGATGGTGGCGCTTCCTCGACGGCGATCCGTTTCGCCGACGAGGGTGAGGTCGCCGAGGACATCGACGCCGTCGTCTGTGGCGTCGAAGCCGAGATCGAGGAGCTTCCGGGCGACGTCGACGGCGAGGTCGACGGCGAGGTCGGCGGCCTGGTCGAGGTGCTGCCGAACACGGGTGGTCCGGCTGGCTGGCTGGTGCCGCTCGGCGCCGGGCTGGTCCTTGCGGGTGCGGCCCTCGTGCTGGCCCGTCGCCGCGAGAACGTCTGA
- a CDS encoding LPXTG cell wall anchor domain-containing protein — translation MTSSSRRLRRPLSRGGRLALVVPTALLAMTTLVSPSFADDVNPDDGGDTPAVVESEVPAAEPEPAPAPEPKPEPAPEPKPDPKPDPKPEPKSDDEATDEASDEATDEAESTPIEIPEDAVPVGEAADTGARLVAKVVALADENTKKMVVCKYSATPTYGEKAQTVVIRDLPGGVTLPVDWPLQFNDAQGASIATRHPLDGENSNEININTECPPYVPPGVIVPPVLTVNDPCGLNNAEYNDPPAGSYTFVRNPDGSLTLTATGNNVFPSPPPAPALPGTTTWTYAAPADSGILCSATVPDLGIEDPCGLDNAAYEAVPASDFYTSEVNEDGSVTLTAIDDYSFDGGPTYTYPAPVDSNELCRVIAPELDVNDPCGLDNAAYEEVPASDLYTSEVNEDGSVTLTAVADYGFDGEPTYTYPAPVDSNELCPVIAPELDVNDPCGLDNAAYEAVPENELYTSEVNEDGSVTLTAIADYGFDGEPTYTYPAPVDEGILCSATVPDLGTVDPCGLDNIAYEAVPANDFYTSEVNEDGSVTLTAIKDYAFDGKPTYTYPAPVDEGILCPAIAPELDVLNPCGVDNAAYEPVPANDLYTSEVNEDGSVTLTAIKDYGFDGEPTYTYPAPVDSNELCPVIAPELDVNDPCGLDNAAYETVPENELYTSEVNEDGSVTLTAIADYGFDGEPTYTYPAPVDSNEECPVVKAYVACSSPLVARTAPIAAGIIVVIDEVEAALKGFLGTFPYTYTDGTSEVTILQELAEGQDPSSLDAATLCGEVAVIVEEPPTVGGIVEVLPNTGGPAGWLVPLGTGLVLAGAALVLMRRRETV, via the coding sequence ATGACAAGCTCTTCGCGGCGCCTGCGCCGCCCACTTTCTCGCGGAGGACGGCTGGCGCTGGTCGTTCCGACCGCGCTCCTGGCCATGACCACGCTGGTCTCGCCCAGCTTCGCCGACGACGTGAACCCGGACGACGGCGGCGACACGCCTGCTGTCGTCGAGTCCGAGGTGCCCGCGGCCGAGCCCGAACCGGCACCCGCGCCGGAGCCGAAGCCTGAGCCGGCCCCCGAGCCGAAGCCCGACCCGAAGCCCGACCCGAAGCCCGAGCCGAAGTCCGACGACGAGGCCACCGACGAGGCGAGCGACGAGGCCACCGACGAGGCCGAGTCGACCCCGATCGAGATCCCCGAGGACGCCGTCCCCGTGGGCGAGGCTGCCGACACCGGCGCCCGCCTCGTGGCGAAGGTTGTTGCGCTGGCTGACGAGAACACCAAGAAGATGGTCGTCTGCAAGTACTCCGCGACTCCGACGTACGGCGAGAAGGCGCAGACCGTCGTCATCCGTGACCTGCCCGGCGGCGTCACGCTCCCGGTCGACTGGCCCCTGCAGTTCAACGACGCCCAGGGCGCCTCGATCGCGACCCGTCACCCGCTCGACGGTGAGAACTCCAACGAGATCAACATCAACACGGAGTGCCCGCCGTACGTCCCGCCGGGCGTCATCGTGCCGCCCGTGCTCACGGTCAACGACCCCTGTGGCCTGAACAACGCGGAGTACAACGACCCGCCGGCCGGGAGCTACACCTTCGTGAGGAACCCGGACGGCAGCCTCACGCTGACCGCAACGGGCAACAACGTGTTCCCGTCGCCGCCGCCGGCTCCGGCGCTGCCGGGTACGACGACCTGGACCTACGCGGCACCGGCCGATTCCGGCATCCTGTGTTCGGCGACCGTGCCGGACCTGGGCATCGAGGACCCGTGTGGTCTGGACAACGCGGCGTACGAAGCGGTGCCGGCGAGTGACTTCTACACCAGCGAGGTCAACGAGGACGGCAGCGTCACGCTGACCGCGATTGACGACTACTCGTTCGATGGTGGGCCGACGTACACGTACCCGGCTCCGGTCGACTCGAACGAGCTGTGCCGGGTGATTGCTCCTGAGCTGGACGTCAACGACCCGTGTGGTCTCGACAACGCCGCGTACGAAGAGGTGCCGGCAAGTGACCTGTACACCAGCGAGGTCAACGAGGACGGCAGCGTCACGCTGACAGCGGTCGCGGACTACGGCTTCGATGGTGAGCCGACATACACGTACCCGGCTCCGGTCGACTCGAACGAGCTGTGCCCCGTGATTGCTCCTGAGTTGGACGTCAACGACCCGTGTGGTCTCGACAACGCCGCGTACGAAGCGGTGCCGGAGAACGAGCTGTACACCAGCGAGGTCAACGAGGACGGCAGCGTAACGCTGACCGCGATCGCGGACTACGGCTTCGATGGTGAGCCGACGTACACGTACCCGGCTCCGGTCGACGAGGGCATCCTGTGCTCGGCCACGGTTCCTGACCTGGGCACAGTCGACCCGTGTGGTCTCGACAACATCGCCTACGAAGCGGTCCCGGCGAACGACTTCTACACCAGCGAGGTCAACGAGGACGGCAGCGTCACGCTGACCGCGATCAAGGACTACGCGTTCGACGGAAAGCCGACCTACACGTACCCGGCGCCGGTCGACGAAGGCATCCTGTGCCCGGCGATCGCTCCTGAGCTGGACGTCCTCAACCCGTGTGGTGTCGACAACGCGGCCTACGAACCGGTTCCGGCGAACGACCTGTACACCAGCGAGGTCAACGAGGACGGCAGCGTCACGCTGACAGCGATCAAGGACTACGGCTTCGATGGTGAGCCGACATACACGTACCCGGCTCCGGTCGACTCGAACGAGCTGTGCCCCGTGATTGCTCCTGAGTTGGACGTCAACGACCCGTGTGGTCTCGACAACGCCGCGTACGAGACGGTGCCGGAGAACGAGCTGTACACCAGCGAGGTCAACGAGGACGGCAGCGTCACGCTGACCGCGATCGCGGACTACGGCTTCGACGGTGAGCCGACCTACACCTACCCGGCTCCGGTGGACTCGAACGAAGAGTGCCCCGTGGTCAAGGCGTACGTCGCCTGCTCGTCGCCGCTCGTCGCTCGTACGGCACCCATCGCGGCCGGCATCATCGTGGTCATCGACGAGGTCGAGGCAGCGCTCAAGGGCTTCCTCGGGACGTTCCCGTACACCTACACGGACGGCACCTCTGAGGTCACCATCCTCCAGGAGCTGGCGGAGGGTCAGGACCCGAGCTCGCTCGACGCCGCGACGCTCTGCGGCGAGGTGGCCGTCATCGTCGAGGAACCGCCGACGGTCGGTGGCATCGTCGAGGTGCTGCCGAACACGGGTGGTCCGGCGGGCTGGCTGGTGCCGCTCGGCACCGGGCTGGTCCTGGCGGGTGCGGCCCTGGTGCTGATGCGCCGCCGCGAGACCGTCTGA
- a CDS encoding sigma-70 family RNA polymerase sigma factor → MITTPEPSADDTALLTRARTGDASAIAELYEVHRLAAHRLAVLLVGFDDADDLLADAFARVVAQFIAGVGPTTNFHGYLFTTLRNRHRDLQRRGGHEEPASDHPWLLETAVAPSEDMAEDFDSDLAAAALASLPPAWQQVIHLLEVEERTVAEAAALLGLRPAAVSSLAYRGREGLRAAYLDQLIKQAPARTSECDWVRQRMSRYVRTTLCASAVARFDSHLPTCTTCAPLLGHLRQVNGRFRFLRLRSTTADQQLAG, encoded by the coding sequence GTGATCACGACGCCGGAACCGTCCGCAGACGACACCGCTCTCCTGACTCGCGCGCGCACCGGCGACGCATCGGCCATCGCCGAGTTGTACGAGGTCCACCGCCTCGCCGCCCACCGACTGGCGGTCCTGCTGGTCGGGTTCGATGACGCGGACGACCTCCTCGCCGACGCCTTCGCCCGGGTGGTCGCGCAGTTCATCGCCGGGGTCGGGCCGACGACCAACTTCCACGGCTACCTCTTCACCACCCTGCGCAACCGGCATCGCGACCTCCAGCGCCGCGGTGGGCACGAGGAGCCGGCGTCGGATCACCCGTGGCTGCTCGAGACCGCCGTCGCCCCGAGCGAGGACATGGCCGAGGACTTCGACAGTGATCTCGCGGCCGCTGCCCTGGCCAGCCTGCCGCCCGCCTGGCAGCAGGTGATCCACCTGCTGGAGGTGGAGGAGCGGACGGTCGCCGAGGCCGCTGCGCTGCTCGGGCTGCGCCCGGCGGCAGTGTCGTCCCTGGCCTACCGCGGGCGCGAAGGCCTCCGGGCGGCGTACCTCGACCAACTGATCAAGCAGGCTCCGGCCCGGACCAGCGAATGCGACTGGGTGCGCCAACGGATGAGCCGCTACGTCCGTACGACCCTGTGCGCCTCGGCTGTCGCGCGCTTCGACAGCCACCTGCCCACGTGTACGACGTGCGCGCCCCTGCTGGGTCACCTGCGCCAGGTCAACGGCCGGTTCCGGTTCCTGCGTCTGCGCAGCACGACTGCGGACCAGCAGCTCGCCGGCTGA
- a CDS encoding choice-of-anchor E domain-containing protein gives MHEGSVAIESFPSDKVINVPKFDDEEGLLTLTEVTVIASVDGELEGSVENLSASQPKSLSGSLNAAITVNGVGVSNLEAAGSEDKVWNLAPGEIQPITLLGAGVSSEVTVTEPAVLAGFVGEGDLNYDVHSEIDVSITGPAPYKTTGVAGGEAKVKISYTFADTCVVDPENEICAPAEPDCATEGVSVTKIAPVMNEDKKVFDLNGGGTFTMFQLDLSNPIGETFDWTSTVNVFEIQVKGGPGFEPYLYPGGSMEGNDLHAPLQASQDTWHSVNYILVCSEPVPDCESDPEMEGCSPPDCLESDSFKIDPVSAGDHALPGGGTFTIVKHDSEELGETFDWTSDVPIFWISVKGGPQAIPQEFYDYQPQGALSDEGLHAPDNPNSGKYYGLSHLTVCAGDSEPTCEDQPDMDGCDEPTCEDDPNMEGCDEPTCEDDPNMEGCDPASNQCDTVEGFKIDPVTEGEHGVFTITDIYNTEAGQVFDWESTVPILAITVKGGPVANDPQFYSYAPDGALSGTGLHAILNPNSGKWYGLSHLCVKADEPEGPAGLTSKNPGKDQKESKEQPAAKVDPVPAPKQEEGEGDVDPEPEPAPEPAPEPEPQVEETPPPPAEPASAPEPEPTPEPAAGDAPAGE, from the coding sequence GTGCATGAAGGCTCGGTCGCCATCGAGTCATTCCCGAGCGACAAGGTCATCAACGTCCCGAAGTTCGACGACGAAGAAGGCCTGCTCACGCTCACCGAAGTCACGGTCATTGCGTCCGTCGACGGCGAGCTCGAGGGTTCGGTGGAAAACCTGAGCGCCTCGCAGCCGAAGTCGCTGTCGGGCTCGCTCAACGCCGCGATCACGGTCAACGGTGTGGGCGTCTCGAACCTGGAGGCTGCCGGTTCCGAGGACAAGGTGTGGAACCTCGCCCCCGGCGAGATCCAGCCGATCACGTTGCTGGGCGCGGGTGTGTCCTCCGAGGTCACCGTCACGGAACCCGCGGTACTCGCAGGGTTCGTTGGCGAGGGCGACCTCAACTACGACGTGCACAGCGAGATCGACGTCAGCATCACCGGCCCGGCGCCGTACAAGACGACCGGTGTCGCGGGTGGCGAGGCGAAGGTCAAGATCTCCTACACCTTCGCGGACACCTGTGTGGTCGACCCGGAGAACGAGATCTGTGCTCCGGCGGAGCCGGACTGCGCCACGGAGGGCGTCAGCGTCACCAAGATCGCACCGGTGATGAACGAGGACAAGAAGGTCTTCGACCTCAACGGTGGCGGCACCTTCACGATGTTCCAGCTCGACTTGAGCAACCCGATCGGAGAGACGTTCGACTGGACGTCGACGGTCAACGTCTTCGAGATCCAGGTCAAGGGTGGGCCGGGCTTCGAGCCGTACCTGTACCCGGGCGGTTCCATGGAAGGCAACGACCTGCACGCTCCGCTCCAGGCCAGCCAGGACACGTGGCACTCGGTGAACTACATCCTGGTGTGCTCCGAACCGGTACCGGACTGCGAGTCCGACCCGGAGATGGAGGGCTGCTCGCCTCCGGACTGCCTCGAGAGTGACAGCTTCAAGATCGATCCGGTCTCGGCTGGCGACCACGCGTTGCCGGGCGGCGGAACCTTCACGATCGTGAAGCACGACAGCGAGGAGCTGGGCGAGACCTTCGACTGGACCTCCGACGTACCGATCTTCTGGATCAGCGTCAAGGGCGGACCCCAGGCGATTCCGCAGGAGTTCTACGACTACCAGCCGCAAGGCGCCTTGTCGGACGAAGGCCTGCACGCTCCGGACAACCCGAACAGCGGCAAGTACTACGGCCTGAGCCACCTCACGGTCTGTGCGGGCGACTCCGAGCCGACGTGCGAGGACCAGCCGGACATGGATGGCTGTGACGAGCCGACGTGCGAGGACGACCCGAACATGGAGGGCTGTGACGAGCCGACGTGCGAGGACGACCCGAACATGGAGGGTTGCGATCCGGCATCCAACCAGTGCGACACGGTCGAGGGCTTCAAGATCGACCCCGTCACTGAGGGTGAGCACGGTGTCTTCACCATCACCGACATCTACAACACCGAGGCGGGCCAGGTCTTTGACTGGGAGTCCACGGTGCCGATCCTCGCGATCACGGTGAAGGGCGGGCCGGTGGCCAACGACCCGCAGTTCTACTCGTACGCACCAGACGGTGCCTTGAGCGGGACGGGCCTCCACGCCATCCTCAACCCGAACAGCGGCAAGTGGTACGGGCTGAGTCACCTGTGTGTGAAGGCGGACGAACCGGAAGGACCGGCCGGTCTGACCTCGAAGAACCCGGGCAAGGACCAGAAGGAATCCAAAGAACAGCCGGCGGCCAAGGTCGACCCGGTTCCCGCGCCGAAGCAGGAGGAAGGCGAGGGAGACGTTGACCCCGAGCCGGAGCCCGCACCGGAGCCCGCACCCGAGCCCGAGCCCCAGGTTGAGGAGACGCCACCACCACCGGCTGAACCCGCCTCAGCGCCCGAGCCCGAGCCCACCCCCGAGCCGGCTGCAGGCGACGCGCCTGCGGGCGAGTAG
- a CDS encoding choice-of-anchor E domain-containing protein, protein MTKRAVRIAAAGAVASVTVFTMGVAPASAVTGDTQTVTFDLGDLDASGTGQIEQFDPDLGELTSVKIEAEVTMDFAVCITNLSEEASSVNSGNVSGAAPLTFAGDVVAQTSGAMEVPALELAANGGTDGCSAWEEAGGDPNTAPAGANSQLTAGSDSDTFSTTITDEAALAPYVGTGTVGFDYTASSASNLSQPSEWTLVFLASGAGEVNVTYTYDEGDVGGIDEGDGDLPNTGGPDGWLVPVGAALVLAGAALVMVRRPHSA, encoded by the coding sequence ATGACGAAGCGGGCAGTTCGGATCGCGGCGGCCGGGGCAGTTGCGTCGGTCACGGTCTTCACCATGGGGGTGGCGCCGGCATCTGCAGTCACCGGCGACACCCAGACCGTGACCTTCGACTTGGGAGACCTCGACGCGTCGGGGACGGGACAGATCGAGCAGTTCGATCCCGACCTCGGCGAGTTGACCTCCGTGAAGATCGAGGCCGAGGTGACGATGGACTTCGCGGTCTGCATCACCAACCTCAGCGAGGAGGCCTCGTCGGTCAACAGTGGCAACGTCTCGGGCGCTGCGCCCCTGACGTTCGCCGGTGATGTCGTCGCCCAGACCTCAGGTGCCATGGAGGTGCCGGCATTGGAGCTTGCAGCCAATGGCGGAACCGACGGGTGCTCGGCCTGGGAAGAGGCGGGCGGTGATCCGAACACGGCGCCGGCTGGGGCGAACAGCCAGCTGACGGCGGGCTCGGACAGCGACACGTTCTCGACCACCATCACCGATGAGGCTGCTCTGGCGCCGTACGTGGGGACGGGCACGGTGGGCTTCGACTACACGGCTTCCTCCGCGTCGAACCTGTCGCAGCCGTCCGAGTGGACGCTGGTGTTCCTGGCCTCCGGAGCAGGTGAGGTCAACGTGACCTACACCTACGACGAGGGTGATGTCGGTGGGATCGACGAAGGCGACGGAGACCTCCCGAACACGGGTGGTCCTGATGGCTGGCTGGTTCCGGTCGGTGCCGCTCTGGTACTTGCCGGTGCCGCGTTGGTCATGGTGAGGCGTCCCCACTCCGCCTGA